One window from the genome of Pyrus communis chromosome 16, drPyrComm1.1, whole genome shotgun sequence encodes:
- the LOC137720256 gene encoding probable methyltransferase PMT11, translated as MTILGNGDWLRIPLILKVCGFVMMAVTFFYFGKHWSDGSQQLLFFTTTTSRAPSAVSVSPNLDKPFNLSALINETLAPPPLLPSSPPPPPPDVVQRFGIVDENGTMSDEFEVGDFDPDKVVENWGSQNGSVAESERSGEGRVSVKRFELCPKSMSEYIPCLDNVEVIKRLKSTAKGERFERHCPEAGRGLNCLVPPPKSYKTPIPWPKSRDEVWFFNVPHTKLVEDKGGQNWITRQKNKFKFPGGGTQFIHGADGYLTDISKAVPDITFGQHVRVVLDVGCGVASFGAYLLSRDVLTMSVAPKDVHENQIQFALERGVPAMVAAFATHRLLYPSQAFDLIHCSRCRISWTRDDGILLLEVNRMLRAGGYFAWAAQPVYKHKEVLEGQWQEMLNLTTRLCWELVSKQGYVAIWKKPVNNSCYLNRDEGTKPLLCDPSDDPDKVWYVDLKACITRLPENGYGANVTAWPDRLQTPPDRLQSIQIDAFISRKELFKAESRYFHELVGGYVRGLQWKKFRLRNVMDMRAGFGGFAAALIEHDLNCWVMNVVPVSGPNTLPVIYDRGLIGVMHDWCEPFDTYPRTYDLLHAAGLFSIEKKRCDISTIMLEMDRMLRPGGHAYIRDSISVMYELQAIGNAMGWGVNLRDTSEGPHASYRLFIGEKRLLHS; from the exons ATGACAATTTTGGGCAATGGCGATTGGCTGCGAATCCCGTTGATCCTGAAAGTTTGCGGATTTGTGATGATGGCAGTCACCTTCTTCTACTTCGGGAAGCACTGGTCCGATGGGTCCCAGCAGCTACTCTTCTTCACCACCACCACGAGCCGAGCACCCTCCGCCGTCTCCGTCTCGCCCAACCTAGACAAGCCTTTCAATCTCTCCGCCCTCATAAACGAAACCCTAGCTCCACCCCCGTTGCTTCCGTCTTCGCCGCCTCCGCCGCCGCCCGATGTGGTCCAGAGGTTCGGGATCGTCGACGAGAACGGCACCATGTCTGACGAGTTCGAGGTCGGGGATTTCGATCCCGATAAGGTGGTGGAGAATTGGGGCAGCCAGAACGGGAGTGTGGCGGAGAGTGAGCGGAGCGGGGAGGGTCGGGTGAGTGTGAAGAGGTTCGAGCTCTGCCCGAAGAGTATGAGCGAGTACATACCTTGTTTGGATAATGTGGAGGTGATTAAGAGGCTGAAATCGACGGCGAAAGGCGAGCGGTTCGAGCGGCATTGCCCGGAGGCTGGTCGGGGTTTGAATTGCTTGGTTCCGCCGCCCAAGAGCTACAAGACCCCAATTCCGTGGCCTAAAAGCCGGGATGAG GTTTGGTTCTTCAATGTACCTCATACAAAATTAGTGGAAGATAAAGGGGGTCAGAATTGGATTACCAGACAGAAGAACAAGTTTAAGTTTCCGGGAGGTGGTACACAGTTTATACATGGAGCAGATGGTTACTTGACTGATATTTCTAAG GCGGTCCCAGACATCACCTTCGGTCAGCATGTCCGTGTTGTTTTGGATGTCGGATGTGGTGTTGCAAGTTTTGGTGCGTATCTGCTGTCGCGAGATGTCCTTACTATGTCAGTTGCACCTAAAGACGTCCATGAGAACCAGATTCAATTTGCTCTTGAGCGCGGTGTGCCTGCAATGGTAGCAGCATTTGCAACTCACCGTTTATTGTACCCAAGTCAGGCATTTGACCTGATACATTGTTCACGATGTAGGATTAGCTGGACTCGTGACG ATGGCATATTGTTGCTTGAGGTTAATAGGATGCTCAGGGCAGGAGGATACTTCGCTTGGGCAGCACAGCCAGTTTATAAGCACAAAGAAGTTCTAGAGGGGCAGTGGCAAG aGATGCTTAACCTCACCACGCGGCTTTGCTGGGAATTGGTGTCAAAGCAGGGCTATGTTGCAATATGGAAAAAGCCGGTTAACAACAGCTGCTATCTGAATCGGGATGAAGGAACCAAACCTCTATTATGTGATCCAAGTGATGACCCAGACAAAGTTTG GTATGTTGATCTGAAGGCATGCATCACAAGACTTCCTGAAAATGGCTATGGAGCAAATGTCACAGCATGGCCGGACCGTTTGCAAACTCCCCCTGATAGGCTTCAGAGCATACAAATTGATGCCTTTATATCCAGAAAGGAGCTATTTAAAGCAGAGTCCAGATATTTCCATGAGTTAGTTGGAGGTTATGTTCGTGGTTTACAATGGAAGAAGTTTAGATTAAGAAACGTAATGGACATGAGAGCTGGCTTTGGAGG ATTTGCAGCTGCACTAATTGAACATGATTTAAATTGCTGGGTTATGAATGTGGTTCCTGTTAGCGGCCCCAACACATTACCTGTTATATATGACCGTGGACTCATTGGAGTAATGCATGACTG GTGTGAACCATTTGATACATACCCACGGACATACGATTTATTGCATGCAGCCGGCCTTTTCTCTATTGAGAAAAAAAG ATGCGATATCTCCACAATCATGCTTGAGATGGACCGGATGCTAAGACCTGGTGGTCATGCATACATCCGTGACTCTATTTCTGTCATGTATGAACTTCAAGCAATCGGAAATGCCATGGGTTGGGGCGTCAATTTGCGAGACACATCTGAGGGGCCTCATGCAAGTTATAGACTCTTTATTGGCGAAAAACGCCTCTTGCATAGTTGA
- the LOC137720771 gene encoding BTB/POZ and MATH domain-containing protein 3-like, translating to MPPIRKHSRGAKSGESMGNSKPGSDQESCSRSISETVNGSHRFTIKGYSLSKGMGAGKYLTSDTFAVGGYDWAIYFYPDGKNPEDSNAYVSVFIALVSEGTDVRALFELTLVDQTDSRKDKVHSHFDRALEGGPYTLKYRGSMWGYKKFFRRSLLETSEFLKDDCLVLNCTVGVVRTRLEQPKQFTITVPSSDMGRDLKNFLDSEAGCDIVFQVGDEQFKAHKLILAARSRVFRAQFYGLVGDCNVDKVVVEDVEPFIFKAMLLFIYTDKLPDIHEVMGSSPLCTFTVMVQHLLATADLYNLDRLKLLCESKLCKEITTETVATTLALAEQHQCRQLKDVCLKFAANPSNLGAVMQSDGYKHLEESCPSMLVELLETFASVDDNSSLLSSRKRSGSSIYGLDLPADGGGTITESANPNGRRVRRRY from the exons ATGCCGCCGATTCGCAAACATTCTAGAGGAGCGAAATCGGGTGAATCCATGGGGAATTCGAAGCCTGGGTCCGACCAAGAGTCGTGCTCGAGATCGATCAGCGAGACCGTGAACGGTTCGCACCGGTTCACGATAAAGGGGTATTCGTTGTCCAAAGGTATGGGCGCTGGGAAGTACCTGACGAGCGATACGTTCGCAGTGGGCGGATACGATTGGGCAATTTACTTTTACCCCGACGGTAAAAACCCCGAGGATAGCAACGCCTACGTCTCGGTTTTCATTGCTTTGGTTAGTGAGGGTACGGATGTGAGGGCTTTGTTCGAGCTGACGTTGGTGGACCAGACGGATAGTCGGAAGGACAAGGTGCACAGTCACTTTGATCGCGCGCTCGAGGGCGGACCGTACACGCTGAAGTACAGAGGCAGTATGTG GGGTTACAAGAAATTCTTCAGAAGATCACTCCTAGAAACTTCTGAGTTCCTTAAGGATGATTGCCTTGTATTGAACTGCACTGTTGGAGTTGTAAGAACTCGCCTTGAGCAACCAAAGCAATTTACAATCACTGTTCCATCGTCAGACATGGGACGAGACCTGAAGAACTTTCTAGATTCTGAAGCTGGTTGTGACATAGTTTTTCAGGTTGGTGATGAACAGTTTAAAGCTCACAAGTTAATTCTTGCTGCTAGGTCTCGTGTATTCAGAGCACAGTTTTATGGACTTGTCGGGGATTGTAACGTAGATAAAGTAGTTGTGGAGGATGTTGAGCCCTTCATCTTTAAG gcaATGCTTCTCTTTATTTACACAGACAAACTTCCTGATATACATGAAGTTATGGGCTCATCACCTTTGTGCACATTCACTGTCATGGTGCAGCATCTGTTGGCAACTGCAGACCTGTATAATCTAGATCGACTGAAATTGTTGTGTGAATCAAAGTTGTGTAAAGAAATCACTACTGAAACAGTGGCGACTACACTTGCTCTTGCCGAACAGCATCAATGTCGACAGCTCAAGGATGTCTGTCTTAAATTTGCAGCAAATCCGTCAAACTTGGGAG CCGTAATGCAATCAGATGGGTACAAGCATCTCGAAGAGAGCTGCCCATCAATGTTGGTAGAGCTGCTGGAGACATTTGCATCGGTGGATGACAATTCTAGTCTTCTGTCAAGCCGGAAGAGGAGTGGTAGCAGCATATACGGGCTAGATTTGCCAGCAGATGGGGGTGGGACCATAACAGAATCCGCAAATCCCAATGGTAGGCGCGTGAGGCGGCGGTATTAG
- the LOC137719591 gene encoding zinc finger protein 10-like: MEQVQCWGWLNSRKEKIFNSPSSSSMNSSALMSGSSSTWEEKAFAEDTAGHGPLGGCIWPPRSYSCSFCMREFRSAQALGGHMNVHRRDRARLKQCLNHNTIATTHDPHNVPHHHHIHDAHDRHHVPHQHHIPDAHDHHHHQHHQPIASTVHNLGPNNISSISYPFSSPSSSRVPSSAANLLAIQKENSGTEEPAFFLSRPFSSTAAATVAPSWSSDNSKPDDQLEKENMIWEDDSVSLLGDYDHGDHYNVETDLSMGLNISVVSRSRSQGGSCGEEASISCKRPKTTTNTAISSSFPFCLQSEIEVTEALIVASSMEDLDLELRLGDPPKVK; this comes from the coding sequence ATGGAACAAGTTCAGTGCTGGGGGTGGCTAAACAGCAGGAAAGAGAAGATCTTCAactcaccatcatcatcatcaatgaACTCTTCAGCACTCATGAGTGGTAGCTCATCAACATGGGAAGAGAAGGCTTTTGCTGAAGATACGGCAGGGCATGGTCCTCTTGGTGGTTGCATATGGCCTCCAAGATCTTACTCCTGCAGTTTTTGTATGAGAGAGTTCAGGTCAGCTCAAGCCCTAGGCGGTCACATGAATGTCCACAGGAGAGACAGAGCTCGACTTAAGCAATGCCTTAACCATAATACTATTGCCACTACACATGATCCTCATAATGTCCCACACCATCATCATATCCATGATGCACATGATCGTCATCATGTTCCACATCAACATCATATCCCTGATGCACAtgaccatcatcatcatcaacatcaTCAGCCAATAGCCTCCACAGTTCACAATCTTGGCCCTAATAACATCTCATCAATATCATATCCTTtttcttcaccttcttcttctaggGTTCCCTCGTCTGCAGCTAATTTACTAGCTATTCAAAAGGAGAATTCAGGTACTGAAGAACCagctttttttctctctcgTCCTTTTTCATCTACTGCTGCTGCTACTGTAGCTCCATCTTGGTCATCAGATAATTCAAAACCCGATGACCAATTGGAAAAGGAGAATATGATCTGGGAAGATGACTCCGTATCACTTCTAGGTGATTATGATCATGGTGATCACTATAATGTCGAAACCGATTTGTCGATGGGCTTGAATATCTCGGTTGTTAGCAGAAGTAGATCACAAGGAGGGTCTTGTGGGGAAGAAGCAAGCATAAGTTGTAAGAGGCCTAAGACTACTACTAATACAGCTatttcttcatcatttccattTTGTCTCCAATCAGAAATAGAGGTAACTGAAGCACTTATTGTGGCTAGCTCCATGGAAGATTTGGATCTCGAGCTCAGGCTTGGTGACCCTCCCAAGGTGAAATGA
- the LOC137719690 gene encoding uncharacterized protein, with translation MPSSPVPGVEFTANIIVTKSTSWNYDLVNKLFLPSDAALILATPLSWSLPPDKLIWHYDAKCVFSVKSAYKIAFTCRFEASSSHSVSRGVLVWKALWKATVPGKVQMCVWRACRDILPTHANLVSSSQFALLLMIIHGIWRAKNALLWENKVANPALVSYLSKLQLSEFIKARPGPISRPLQVVQAVGSQFQRSSPMDLLVDDIRASLRTFVDSQVCYVRRSANAAAHGMAKLAMSFPIEFCWFEEPPNPIVEALVDVF, from the exons ATGCCTTCCTCACCAGTTCCTGGAGTAGAGTTCACTGCAAATATAATTGTCACGAAATCGACATCTTGGAACTATGATTTGGTGAATAAGTTATTTCTTCCATCAGATGCAGCTTTGATTCTTGCTACTCCACTAAGTTGGAGTTTGCCCCCGGATAAGCTAATATGGCATTACGATGCGAAATGTGTGTTTTCAGTAAAGAGCGCTTACAAGATTGCTTTTACTTGTCGTTTTGAGGCCTCTTCTTCGCATTCAGTTTCGAGGGGAGTTCTAGTTTGGAAAGCTTTGTGGAAGGCTACTGTCCCGGGCAAAGTTCAAATGTGCGTTTGGAGGGCGTGCAGAGACATTTTGCCCACTCATGCTAATCTG GTTTCTTCAAGTCAGTTTGCGCTACTGCTTATGATTATACATGGCATTTGGCGTGCTAAAAATGCCTTGCTTTGGGAAAATAAAGTGGCGAACCCGGCCTTAGTCTCTTATCTTTCCAAGTTGCAGCTGTCGGAGTTTATTAAAGCTAGGCCTGGTCCTATTTCACGTCCTCTGCAG GTGGTTCAAGCTGTTGGCAGCCAATTCCAAAGGTCTTCTCCTATGGATCTTCTAGTGGATGACATTCGTGCTAGTTTGCGAACCTTTGTGGATTCTCAGGTTTGTTATGTGCGCCGTTCAGCAAATGCTGCGGCACATGGTATGGCCAAATTGGCTATGTCTTTTCCTATTGAGTTTTGTTGGTTTGAGGAGCCTCCGAATCCGATTGTGGAGGCCCTCGTTGATGTTTTTTGA
- the LOC137720258 gene encoding protein HESO1 has translation MSAQSALDNTLREILRVVQPSPKDWTTRLQIIHQLREAIESMESLRGATVEPFGSFVSNLFTIWGDLDVSIEFTNGSFVSSNGKKQKQRLLGDVMNALRQKGGWRRYQLIPNARVPILKVESNIQNVSCDISIDNLKCQVKSKLLLWISEIDTRFRDMVLLVKEWAKAHKINNPRAGTFNSYSLTLLVLFHFQTCSPAILPPLKDIYPGNIIDNLRGLRVDAERHIAETCVANIERIKRAYSMRPKNRSSLSELFVSFLGKFSDISTRASEFGICTYTGQWHAIESNTRWLPKTSYSLFIEDPFEQPENSARAVRTGELTRISGAFAMSHHRLISTDHSSFSNMPDQRSLLATLVRPQTSRLIVGPPVRNPVYNPEHRQPTHPQRFRAESSRGRTPTSNNGARKLTHPQVNPPVPSPSQVQPLLVPMLVHPRSQVQPPQAHKLVYSPSQGQPPQVHKLVHSPSQVQPQLQTTEPKRYDNRSTTGPKQLRNRSTTIKPPPQTHQDRPQQMWRPRCDTS, from the exons ATGAGTGCCCAAAGTGCGTTGGATAACACCCTCAGGGAAATACTACGTGTTGTCCAACCCTCGCCCAAGGATTGGACAACACGGTTGCAAATCATTCATCAGTTACGAGAAGCCATTGAATCCATGGAAAGTTTAAGAG GTGCAACTGTGGAGCCATTTGGGTCATTTGTGTCTAATCTTTTCACAATATGGGGGGACCTGGATGTTTCAATTGAGTTTACCAATGGTTCATTTGTTTCATCTAACGGAAAAAAGCAGAAACAGCGTTTACTAGGAGATGTTATGAATGCTTTGAGACAGAAAG GTGGATGGAGGAGGTACCAATTGATACCCAATGCAAGAGTTCCCATTTTAAAGGTTGAAAGTAATATCCAAAACGTCTCTTGTGATATTTCTATCGATAATCTGAAATGTCAAGTGAAGTCCAAACTCTTGCTCTGGATCAGTGAGATAGATACACGCTTCCGCGACATGGTTTTACTG GTAAAGGAATGGGCAAAAgcacacaaaataaataatCCAAGAGCCGGGACTTTCAATTCATACTCTCTCACGTTGCTTGTGCTATTCCATTTTCAG acATGTTCACCTGCAATTTTGCCACCTCTTAAAGATATATATCCTGGAAATATCATTGATAATCTTAGAG GCTTGAGGGTTGATGCAGAGAGACACATCGCAGAAACATGTGTTGCAAATATAGAAAGGATAAAAAGAGCATACAGCATGAGACCAAAAAACAGGAGTTCTTTGTCTGAGCTTTTTGTCTCATTCCTTGGGAAG TTTTCTGACATTAGTACGAGGGCTTCAGAGTTTGGAATTTGCACTTATACCGGACAATGGCACGCCATAGAAAGCAATACGAGATGGTTGCCGAAAACTTCTTATTCCCTATTT ATTGAAGATCCTTTTGAGCAGCCAGAAAACAGTGCCAGGGCTGTTAGGACCGGTGAACTGACAAGGATATCGGGAGCATTTGCGATGAGCCACCACAGACTTATCTCAACCGATCACAGTTCATTTTCTAACATGCCTGATCAGAGGTCTCTTCTTGCCACCCTAGTCCGACCGCAAACTTCACGTCTTATTGTTGGACCACCTGTTAGGAATCCGGTGTACAATCCTGAGCACCGCCAACCAACTCATCCTCAACGGTTCAGGGCTGAGAGCTCACGTGGGCGAACACCAACCAGCAATAATGGTGCTCGAAAACTAACTCATCCTCAGGTGAACCCACCGGTGCCCTCACCTTCACAAGTGCAACCTCTTCTGGTGCCCATGCTAGTGCACCCACGCTCACAAGTGCAACCTCCTCAGGCGCACAAGCTAGTGTACTCACCCTCACAAGGGCAACCTCCTCAGGTGCACAAGCTAGTGCACTCACCCTCACAAGTGCAACCTCAATTGCAGACGACGGAGCCAAAACGGTATGACAACAGGTCAACCACGGGGCCAAAACAGCTTCGCAACAGGTCAACCACCATAAAACCTCCTCCGCAAACACACCAAGACCGACCGCAGCAAATGTGGAGACCAAGATGTGATACAAGCTGA
- the LOC137720189 gene encoding tropinone reductase homolog At5g06060-like, with amino-acid sequence MAKAESNYPNARWSLHGGAALVTGGTRGIGYAVVEELAGFGAAVHTCSRNEAELSKCLEQWKAKGFSVTGSVCDTSSTTEREKLMDQVASTFNGKLNILVNNVGTNIRKPTTEYASEEYSLLMATNLESTYHLSQLAHPLLKSSGRGSIVFISSVAGVASIASGSIYGASKAAINQLTKNLACEWAKDNIRSNAVCPWYTRTSLVEHLLDNKEFLEEITSRTPLERVAEPEEVSSLVAFLCLPAASYITGQVISVDGGMTVNSFNPTRRPF; translated from the exons ATGGCCAAGGCAGAGAGCAATTACCCAAACGCCAGATGGTCTCTCCACGGCGGGGCTGCCCTCGTCACCGGCGGAACTCGTGGAATTgg GTACGCCGTGGTGGAGGAGCTAGCTGGGTTCGGCGCGGCGGTGCACACCTGTTCTCGAAACGAAGCAGAACTCTCCAAGTGCTTGGAGCAATGGAAGGCTAAGGGCTTTTCAGTCACTGGGTCAGTCTGCGACACTTCTTCTACAACCGAGAGAGAAAAGCTCATGGACCAAGTCGCTTCCACTTTCAATGGCAAGCTCAACATACTT GTAAACAATGTTGGGACTAACATCAGGAAGCCAACCACTGAGTACGCTTCTGAAGAATATTCATTACTCATGGCTACCAACTTAGAATCTACGTACCATCTTTCCCAACTGGCACATCCTCTTTTGAAATCATCTGGGCGAGGAAGCATTGTGTTTATATCCTCTGTTGCCGGGGTGGCCAGTATAGCTTCCGGGTCCATTTATGGAGCAAGTAAAG CTGCAATCAATCAGCTTACGAAAAATCTGGCTTGTGAGTGGGCGAAAGACAATATCAGGAGCAATGCTGTCTGCCCTTGGTACACTAGAACCTCACTTGTGGAACAT TTGCTGGATAACAAGGAGTTTTTGGAAGAGATAACGTCGCGAACTCCGCTTGAGCGCGTTGCAGAGCCGGAGGAGGTGTCATCTCTGGTGGCGTTCCTTTGCCTGCCGGCCGCATCATACATCACCGGGCAGGTTATTTCTGTTGATGGAGGAATGACTGTAAACAGTTTCAACCCTACTAGGCGGCCATTTTGA
- the LOC137719680 gene encoding protein phosphatase 2C 37-like has translation MAGICCGVVGESEASTTTTMDARPRSSRRRRLDMLPLKYIAEMAVQPTADNGRKRQKVDLYRSLSSVPQKAAEVSKDGLEESQPNATVRFMEGHVGAKTTRGDVSKSVHLENAAVQMPVHDSPRFGMTSVCGRRRDMEDAVSIHPCFLQKENPESNGTHFYGVFDGHGCSHVALKCKDQLHEIVKQELETEGESVQWKDALERSFLKMNEEVQQGNHEAERPNCRCELQTPQCDAVGSTAVVAVVTQEKIVVSNCGDSRAVLCRSGAAVPLSSDHKPDRPDELVRIEAAGGRVIYWDGARVLGVLAMSRAIGDNYLKPYVTSEPEVTVTDRTAEDECLILASDGLWDVVSNETACRVASMCLLAQKAAASRSASSCCDAATRSDKACSDASILLTKLALARHSGDNISVVVVDLRRPGRS, from the exons ATGGCTGGAATTTGCTGCGGTGTTGTTGGAGAAAGCGAGGCGTCGACGACGACGACCATGGACGCGAGACCGAGGAGTTCGCGGCGAAGGAGATTGGACATGTTGCCGCTTAAGTACATAGCGGAAATGGCCGTGCAACCGACGGCGGATAACGGGCGGAAGCGGCAGAAGGTCGATCTGTACCGGTCATTATCGTCTGTACCACAGAAAGCTGCCGAAGTCTCCAAAGACGGACTCGAAGAGTCGCAGCCTAACGCAACGGTGCGTTTTATGGAAGGTCATGTTGGTGCAAAGACTACACGCGGAGATGTGTCTAAGTCTGTCCATTTGGAAAACGCAGCGGTTCAGATGCCGGTTCACGACAGTCCCCGGTTCGGTATGACTTCGGTGTGTGGGAGAAGACGAGATATGGAAGACGCCGTTTCGattcacccttgttttttgcaAAAGGAGAATCCGGAATCTAACGGAACTCACTTCTACGGGGTTTTCGACGGCCATGGCTGCTCTCAT GTGGCCTTGAAGTGTAAGGATCAATTGCACGAGATCGTAAAGCAAGAGCTCGAAACCGAAGGAGAATCGGTACAGTGGAAGGACGCCTTGGAGCGAAGCTTCTTGAAGATGAACGAGGAGGTCCAGCAAGGGAATCACGAGGCGGAGAGGCCGAACTGCCGGTGCGAGCTCCAGACTCCGCAGTGCGATGCCGTTGGATCTACGGCCGTCGTGGCCGTTGTCACCCAGGAGAAGATCGTTGTCTCCAATTGCGGTGATTCCCGCGCTGTGCTTTGCCGAAGCGGCGCTGCGGTCCCTCTTTCCTCCGATCATAAG CCAGATCGACCCGACGAGCTCGTTCGGATCGAAGCAGCGGGCGGGCGCGTGATCTACTGGGATGGCGCGAGGGTCCTCGGAGTTCTCGCCATGTCGAGGGCCATCGGCGACAACTACCTGAAGCCGTACGTGACATCGGAGCCGGAGGTGACGGTCACGGATCGTACGGCGGAGGACGAGTGTCTTATCCTTGCCAGCGACGGCCTCTGGGACGTGGTATCGAACGAAACCGCCTGCCGCGTCGCCAGCATGTGCTTGCTCGCGCAGAAGGCGGCGGCTTCACGGTCGGCGTCGTCCTGCTGTGACGCGGCGACGAGGTCAGACAAGGCGTGCTCGGACGCATCCATTTTGTTGACGAAATTGGCCTTGGCTAGGCACAGCGGCGACAATATCAGCGTCGTTGTCGTGGATTTGAGAAGACCGGGGAGGTCCTAA